A single genomic interval of Burkholderia sp. HI2500 harbors:
- the amaB gene encoding L-piperidine-6-carboxylate dehydrogenase — translation MQFNDILAALDIDLAQWKGNALTARSPLDGATLATLAVDTPADAERKIDAAHDAFLKWRTVPAPVRGELVRVFGNVLREHKAELGRLVTLEAGKITSEGLGEVQEMIDICDFAVGLSRQLYGLTIASERPGHRMMETWHPIGVCGVISAFNFPVAVWAWNAALAFVCGDSVVWKPSEKTPLTAIACHVLLQKAIREFEKTHPGVAPAELSQLVLGMRDVGEVLTASKKVPVVSATGSVRMGQEVAKVLSQRLARGILELGGNNGMIVAPSADLDLVVRAVTFAAVGTAGQRCTTLRRLIVHRSLVEQLLPRIEKAYASVKVGNPLEEGTLVGPLVDRASFDAMQKALGDAREQGGEVKGGERVDVGHADAYYVRPAIVRMPKQSAVVERETFAPILYVMVYDNFDDAIELHNAVPQGLSSAIFTNDMREAEQFMSAAGSDCGIVNVNIGTSGAEIGGAFGGEKETGGGRESGSDAWKAYMRRATNTINYSRQLPLAQGVKFDV, via the coding sequence ATGCAATTCAACGACATTCTTGCCGCGCTCGACATCGATCTCGCCCAGTGGAAAGGCAATGCGCTGACCGCGCGTTCGCCGCTCGACGGCGCGACGCTCGCGACGCTGGCCGTCGACACGCCCGCCGACGCCGAGCGCAAGATCGACGCCGCGCACGACGCATTCCTCAAGTGGCGCACGGTGCCGGCACCGGTGCGCGGCGAACTCGTGCGCGTGTTCGGCAACGTGCTGCGCGAGCACAAGGCCGAACTCGGCCGCCTCGTCACGCTCGAAGCCGGCAAGATCACGTCGGAAGGCCTCGGCGAAGTGCAGGAAATGATCGACATCTGCGATTTCGCGGTCGGTCTGTCGCGCCAGCTTTACGGCCTCACGATCGCCTCGGAGCGCCCGGGCCACCGGATGATGGAAACGTGGCACCCGATCGGCGTGTGCGGCGTGATCTCGGCGTTCAACTTCCCGGTCGCCGTGTGGGCATGGAACGCGGCGCTCGCATTCGTGTGCGGCGATTCGGTCGTGTGGAAGCCGTCCGAGAAGACGCCGCTGACCGCGATCGCATGCCACGTGCTGCTGCAGAAGGCGATCCGCGAATTCGAGAAGACCCACCCGGGCGTCGCGCCGGCGGAACTGAGCCAGCTGGTGCTCGGCATGCGCGATGTCGGCGAGGTGCTGACGGCATCGAAGAAGGTGCCGGTCGTGAGCGCGACGGGCAGCGTGCGGATGGGCCAGGAAGTCGCGAAGGTGCTGAGCCAGCGTCTTGCGCGCGGCATCCTCGAACTCGGCGGCAACAACGGGATGATCGTCGCGCCGAGCGCCGATCTGGATCTCGTGGTGCGCGCGGTCACGTTCGCTGCGGTCGGCACGGCCGGCCAGCGCTGCACGACGCTGCGCCGCCTGATCGTGCATCGCAGCCTGGTCGAGCAGCTGCTGCCGCGCATCGAGAAGGCCTACGCGTCGGTGAAGGTCGGCAACCCGCTTGAAGAAGGCACGCTGGTCGGTCCGCTGGTCGATCGCGCGTCGTTCGATGCGATGCAGAAGGCGCTGGGCGATGCACGCGAGCAGGGCGGCGAAGTGAAGGGCGGCGAGCGCGTCGACGTCGGTCACGCGGATGCGTACTACGTGCGTCCGGCCATCGTGCGGATGCCGAAGCAATCGGCGGTGGTCGAGCGCGAGACGTTCGCACCGATCCTGTACGTGATGGTCTACGACAACTTCGACGACGCGATCGAACTGCACAACGCGGTGCCGCAAGGCCTGTCGTCGGCGATCTTCACGAACGACATGCGCGAGGCCGAGCAGTTCATGTCGGCAGCGGGCAGCGACTGCGGGATCGTCAACGTGAACATCGGCACGAGCGGCGCGGAGATCGGCGGCGCGTTCGGCGGCGAGAAGGAAACGGGCGGCGGCCGCGAGTCGGGTTCGGATGCGTGGAAGGCTTACATGCGCCGCGCGACGAACACGATCAACTACAGCCGTCAGTTGCCGCTGGCGCAGGGCGTGAAGTTCGACGTTTGA
- a CDS encoding DUF3772 domain-containing protein: MFIQRLSTYARRIALIALLQFAAIATASAFPAAASAPNASGVGAPVPAISLNDAVAQLKQMQAELDRIKQQTSTASNSKELDGLSDSTQELSTDVEKLQSDLVPQRAQIQGQLDVLGPAPAEGAAPETPAVAKQRATLNARKTQLDAALKQAADQKASLTNLNEQFAKLHRGLLKNQLAFRSGGIFSAQFWLPLFHLSPDDTQRLGDFDEEMLDMLRSSWVPGQKAITVVLLVAAFAAWLGGRRLIERGLAWFCVNRLPATRLRRSALALSTALSTLLATAIAVQIFYLAVARHYDLTPALNDLWDQFAKLAATCALIAGLGRALLCTKHPSWRLPALADPVALAMKPFPGILAALLLVSGTLESINRIVDTSLSVTLFGRGIVSLVVAVTVGASLLRSNRARSALAAAGEAPEQRSTLAGLIHAAVTLAIIATLIALLIGYITVARFITYELVWFEIVLGATYILIQLTRDASESLFSSSLTTGQQIKHLFALEDRHLDQARTVLSGFGTSLLMLIAAIALLTGGFGTTPGDLMDSAVAMIGSQRLQSLNIMPDRIMNAVIGFAIGFYLLRSLRRWLDSEFMPALGMDTGMRVSLITLFTNVGYVLLVLMTLGLLGVRWNNLAWIVSALSVGIGFGLQEIVKNFVSGLILLTERPVKVGDMISIAGVEGDIRRINVRATEIQLSDRSTVIVPNSQLISQNLRNVTMGNSTQGVATLVLTFPLNTDPEQVRDLLLEAYRSHAAILEKPAPSVTFSQLTPDGITLSVTGYVSSPRIAGSTKSDLLFEILKQLRAAGITLSSPQMLVVQNMPAAEQ; this comes from the coding sequence ATGTTCATACAACGACTATCCACCTACGCTCGGCGGATCGCCCTGATCGCGCTGCTGCAGTTCGCGGCGATCGCGACCGCGTCGGCGTTTCCGGCGGCCGCCTCGGCCCCGAACGCGAGCGGCGTCGGCGCGCCCGTCCCGGCCATCTCGCTGAACGACGCGGTCGCGCAGCTCAAGCAGATGCAGGCCGAACTCGACCGCATCAAGCAACAGACCTCGACCGCGTCCAACAGCAAGGAGCTGGACGGGCTCAGCGACTCGACGCAGGAGCTGAGCACCGATGTCGAGAAGCTGCAGAGCGATCTCGTGCCGCAGCGTGCGCAGATCCAGGGGCAGCTCGACGTGCTCGGCCCCGCGCCTGCGGAAGGCGCCGCGCCGGAAACGCCGGCCGTCGCGAAGCAACGGGCCACGCTGAACGCGCGCAAGACGCAGCTCGATGCAGCGCTGAAGCAGGCCGCCGACCAGAAGGCCAGCCTCACGAACCTGAACGAGCAGTTCGCGAAGCTGCATCGCGGCCTGCTGAAGAACCAGCTCGCGTTCCGTTCGGGCGGCATTTTCAGCGCGCAGTTCTGGCTGCCGCTGTTCCATCTTTCGCCGGACGACACCCAGCGGCTCGGGGATTTCGACGAAGAAATGCTCGACATGCTGCGCTCGTCGTGGGTGCCCGGGCAAAAGGCGATCACGGTGGTGCTGCTGGTTGCCGCGTTCGCGGCATGGTTGGGCGGCCGCCGGCTCATCGAGCGCGGGCTCGCGTGGTTCTGCGTGAACCGCCTGCCGGCCACGCGTTTGCGCCGCAGCGCGCTGGCGTTGTCGACCGCGCTGTCGACGCTGCTGGCAACCGCCATTGCCGTCCAGATCTTTTACCTCGCCGTCGCGCGCCATTACGACCTCACGCCGGCGCTGAACGATCTGTGGGACCAGTTCGCGAAGCTTGCCGCGACCTGCGCCCTGATCGCCGGACTCGGCCGTGCGCTGCTCTGCACGAAGCATCCGTCGTGGCGCCTGCCCGCGCTCGCCGATCCGGTCGCGCTCGCGATGAAGCCGTTCCCCGGCATCCTGGCCGCGCTGCTGCTGGTATCCGGCACGCTCGAATCGATCAACCGGATCGTCGACACCAGCCTGTCGGTCACGCTGTTCGGCCGCGGGATCGTGTCGCTCGTCGTCGCGGTGACGGTCGGTGCATCGTTGCTGCGCTCGAACCGCGCGCGCAGCGCGCTCGCGGCTGCCGGCGAAGCGCCCGAGCAGCGCTCGACGCTCGCCGGGCTGATCCATGCCGCCGTCACGCTCGCCATCATCGCGACCCTGATCGCGCTCCTGATCGGCTACATCACGGTCGCGCGCTTCATTACCTACGAGCTCGTGTGGTTCGAGATCGTGCTGGGCGCCACCTACATCCTGATCCAGTTGACGCGTGACGCGAGCGAAAGCCTGTTCTCGTCGAGCCTGACGACGGGCCAGCAGATCAAGCACCTGTTCGCACTCGAGGATCGTCACCTCGATCAGGCTCGCACGGTCCTGTCCGGCTTCGGCACGAGCCTGCTGATGCTGATCGCGGCCATCGCGCTGCTGACGGGCGGCTTCGGCACGACGCCGGGCGACCTGATGGACAGTGCAGTCGCGATGATCGGCAGCCAGCGGCTGCAGAGCCTGAACATCATGCCCGACCGGATCATGAACGCCGTGATCGGGTTCGCGATCGGCTTCTACCTGCTGCGCTCGCTGCGCCGCTGGCTCGACAGCGAGTTCATGCCCGCGCTCGGCATGGATACCGGGATGCGCGTGTCGCTGATCACGCTGTTCACCAACGTCGGCTACGTGCTGCTCGTGCTGATGACGCTCGGGCTGCTCGGCGTCCGGTGGAACAACCTCGCGTGGATCGTCAGTGCGTTGTCGGTGGGTATCGGTTTCGGCCTGCAGGAGATCGTGAAGAACTTCGTGTCGGGGCTGATCCTGTTGACCGAGCGCCCGGTGAAGGTGGGCGACATGATCAGCATCGCGGGCGTCGAAGGCGACATCCGCCGCATCAACGTGCGCGCGACCGAGATCCAGCTCAGCGATCGCTCGACCGTGATCGTGCCGAACTCGCAACTGATCTCGCAGAACCTGCGCAACGTGACGATGGGCAACAGCACGCAGGGCGTCGCGACGCTGGTGCTGACGTTCCCGCTGAACACCGATCCCGAGCAGGTGCGCGACCTGCTGCTCGAAGCCTATCGCTCGCATGCGGCGATTCTCGAGAAGCCGGCGCCGTCGGTCACGTTCAGCCAGCTCACGCCGGACGGCATCACGCTGAGCGTGACGGGCTACGTGTCGAGCCCGCGGATCGCCGGCTCGACGAAGAGCGACCTGCTGTTCGAGATCCTGAAGCAGTTGCGCGCGGCGGGCATCACGCTGTCGAGCCCGCAGATGCTGGTCGTGCAGAACATGCCGGCGGCGGAGCAGTGA